The Molothrus ater isolate BHLD 08-10-18 breed brown headed cowbird chromosome 1, BPBGC_Mater_1.1, whole genome shotgun sequence genome includes a window with the following:
- the RHPN1 gene encoding rhophilin-1 isoform X1, giving the protein MMPPEEERPDGDRDGGLVLLHGPKSGSTRKQGCDPFAQTQRSKLQHRRARINQQINKEMRMRAGAENLFRATSNHKVKETVALELSYVNSNLQLLKEELEELNSSMDVYQNESESISVPMIPLGLKETKELDLLVPLKDFISEHYGEEGVLYEKEIKEFMELRQAMRTPSRNEAGLELLMEYYNQLYFLDSRFFPPTKTLGVFFHWYDSLTGVPSHQRALAFEKGSVLFNLGALHTQIGARQDRASLPGLNQAIDAFQKAAGAFNYLKENFSNAPSLDMSSASLTMLVRLMVAQVQECVFEKMTLLRAQNDFLSRLQLAQEAARVEDVYSLVHQTMSQPHVKDYVPFSWTTMVQVKSEHFKALSHYFAAIALCDCPAPSDAELLEQEKAFLQFHVTMPEGPSLRVLLQDPEERRKLGKAHLKKAIMKHEEAMRIHGLCKILRKMDILQEVLSFAHKRSLSKYSEIDHEEDFFETGEAPDIHPKTHQKPEIKSPNFSQVKVTDLFHRLGPLSVFSAKNKWYPARRVHLMRGENGFGFTLRGDSPVLIAGVIPGGCAAEAGLKEGDYIISVNGKDCKWSKHAEVVQLLKSTGKEGVDIGVITLQGSECPKAADRKAAVMSSGSGMLKSNKENSRKSLMNSKSASTLLVWSKKSKRSKKSTYSGVPFTAVGDNEAMY; this is encoded by the exons cagggctgtgacccCTTTGCCCAGACCCAGCGCAGCAAACTCCAGCACCGCCGGGCCCGGATCAACCAACAGATCAACAAGGAAATGAGGATGAGAGCGGGAGCAGAAAACCTCTTCCG GGCCACCAGCAACCACAAGGTGAAGGAAACGGtggctctggagctgagctACGTCAACTCCAACCTTCAGCTCctgaaggaagagctggaagagcTCAACAGCAGCATGGACGTGTATCAGAATGAGAG TGAATCCATCAGCGTTCCCATGATCCCTCTGGGACTCAAGGAGACCAAGGAGCTAGATTTGCTGGTACCACTCAAG GATTTCATCAGTGAACACTATGGAGAGGAGGGTGTCCTGTATGAAAAGGAAATCAAGGAATTCATGGAGCTGCGACAG GCCATGCGCACCCCGAGCCGCAACGAGGCCGGATTGGAGCTCCTGATGGAATATTACAACCAGCTCTACTTCCTTGACAGCCGGTTCTTCCCTCCCACCAAAACCCTGGGCGTCTTCTTCCACTG gtaCGACTCCCTGACGGGGGTCCCATCCCACCAGAGGGCCCTGGCCTTCGAGAAGGGAAGCGTCCTCTTCAACCTCGGAGCGCTGCACACCCAGATCGGAGCGCGGCAGGACCGCGCCTCCCTGCCTGGCCTCAACCAGGCCATCGACGCCTTCCAGAAGGCAGCTG GTGCCTTTAATTACTTGAAGGAGAACTTCTCCAATGCTCCCAGCCTGGACATGAGTTCAGCCTCCCTGACCATGCTGGTGAGGCTGATGGTGGCCCAGGTCCAGGAGTGTGTCTTTGAGAAGATGACCTTGCTGCGTGCCCAGAACGACTTCCTGTCCCGCCTGCAGCTGGCTCAGGAGGCAGCAAGG gTGGAAGATGTTTATTCCCTGGTGCACCAGACCATGAGCCAGCCCCACGTCAAGGACTATGTTCCCTTCTCCTGGACCACCATGGTCCAAGTCAAGTCGGAGCATTTCAAAGCCCTCTCCCATTATTTTGCTGCCATCGCCCTCTGCGACTGCCCCG ctccctcgGATGCCGAGCTGCTGGAACAGGAGAAGGCTTTCCTGCAATTCCATGTCACCATGCCAGAGGGGCCATCCCTTCgtgtcctgctgcaggatcccgaggagaggaggaagctgG GCAAAGCTCACCTCAAAAAAGCCATCATGAAGCACGAGGAGGCCATGAGGATCCATGGATTGTGCAAGATCCTAAGGAAGATGGATATCCTGCAGGAGGTCCTGTCCTTCGCCCACAAACGCTCCCTGAGCAAATATTCCGAGATCGACCACGAGGAGGATTTCTTTGAGACGGGAGAGGCTCCGGACATCCATC CCAAAACGCACCAGAAACCCGAAATCAAATCCCCCAACTTCTCCCAGGTGAAGGTGACCGACCTCTTCCACAGGCTG GGCCCCCTCTCCGTGTTCTCAGCCAAGAACAAGTGGTATCCAGCTCGGAGAGTCCACCTGATGAGAGGAGAGAACGGCTTTGGATTCACCCTGCGAGGAGACTCCCCCGTCCTCATTGCCGGGGTCATCCCAGGGGGCTGCGCTGCT GAAGCTGGGCTGAAGGAGGGGGACTACATCATCTCAGTGAATGGCAAGGACTGCAAGTGGTCCAAGCACGCCGAGGTTGTCCAGCTCCTGAAGAGCACCGGGAAGGAGGGGGTGGACATTGGAGTCatcaccctgcagggctcagaaTGCCCCAAAGCC GCGGACAGGAAGGCAGCAGTGATGTCCTCGGGATCTGGGATGCTGAAGAGCAACAAGGAGAACAGCAGGAAGAGCCTGATGAACAGCAAGAGCGCCAGCACGCTGCTGGTGTGGAGCAAGAAGAGCAAGAGGAGCAAGAAGAGCACCTACAGTGGTGTCCCCTTCACCGCCGTGGGGGACAACGAGGCCATGTACTGA
- the RHPN1 gene encoding rhophilin-1 isoform X2, whose protein sequence is MMPPEEERPDGDRDGGLVLLHGPKSGSTRKGCDPFAQTQRSKLQHRRARINQQINKEMRMRAGAENLFRATSNHKVKETVALELSYVNSNLQLLKEELEELNSSMDVYQNESESISVPMIPLGLKETKELDLLVPLKDFISEHYGEEGVLYEKEIKEFMELRQAMRTPSRNEAGLELLMEYYNQLYFLDSRFFPPTKTLGVFFHWYDSLTGVPSHQRALAFEKGSVLFNLGALHTQIGARQDRASLPGLNQAIDAFQKAAGAFNYLKENFSNAPSLDMSSASLTMLVRLMVAQVQECVFEKMTLLRAQNDFLSRLQLAQEAARVEDVYSLVHQTMSQPHVKDYVPFSWTTMVQVKSEHFKALSHYFAAIALCDCPAPSDAELLEQEKAFLQFHVTMPEGPSLRVLLQDPEERRKLGKAHLKKAIMKHEEAMRIHGLCKILRKMDILQEVLSFAHKRSLSKYSEIDHEEDFFETGEAPDIHPKTHQKPEIKSPNFSQVKVTDLFHRLGPLSVFSAKNKWYPARRVHLMRGENGFGFTLRGDSPVLIAGVIPGGCAAEAGLKEGDYIISVNGKDCKWSKHAEVVQLLKSTGKEGVDIGVITLQGSECPKAADRKAAVMSSGSGMLKSNKENSRKSLMNSKSASTLLVWSKKSKRSKKSTYSGVPFTAVGDNEAMY, encoded by the exons ggctgtgacccCTTTGCCCAGACCCAGCGCAGCAAACTCCAGCACCGCCGGGCCCGGATCAACCAACAGATCAACAAGGAAATGAGGATGAGAGCGGGAGCAGAAAACCTCTTCCG GGCCACCAGCAACCACAAGGTGAAGGAAACGGtggctctggagctgagctACGTCAACTCCAACCTTCAGCTCctgaaggaagagctggaagagcTCAACAGCAGCATGGACGTGTATCAGAATGAGAG TGAATCCATCAGCGTTCCCATGATCCCTCTGGGACTCAAGGAGACCAAGGAGCTAGATTTGCTGGTACCACTCAAG GATTTCATCAGTGAACACTATGGAGAGGAGGGTGTCCTGTATGAAAAGGAAATCAAGGAATTCATGGAGCTGCGACAG GCCATGCGCACCCCGAGCCGCAACGAGGCCGGATTGGAGCTCCTGATGGAATATTACAACCAGCTCTACTTCCTTGACAGCCGGTTCTTCCCTCCCACCAAAACCCTGGGCGTCTTCTTCCACTG gtaCGACTCCCTGACGGGGGTCCCATCCCACCAGAGGGCCCTGGCCTTCGAGAAGGGAAGCGTCCTCTTCAACCTCGGAGCGCTGCACACCCAGATCGGAGCGCGGCAGGACCGCGCCTCCCTGCCTGGCCTCAACCAGGCCATCGACGCCTTCCAGAAGGCAGCTG GTGCCTTTAATTACTTGAAGGAGAACTTCTCCAATGCTCCCAGCCTGGACATGAGTTCAGCCTCCCTGACCATGCTGGTGAGGCTGATGGTGGCCCAGGTCCAGGAGTGTGTCTTTGAGAAGATGACCTTGCTGCGTGCCCAGAACGACTTCCTGTCCCGCCTGCAGCTGGCTCAGGAGGCAGCAAGG gTGGAAGATGTTTATTCCCTGGTGCACCAGACCATGAGCCAGCCCCACGTCAAGGACTATGTTCCCTTCTCCTGGACCACCATGGTCCAAGTCAAGTCGGAGCATTTCAAAGCCCTCTCCCATTATTTTGCTGCCATCGCCCTCTGCGACTGCCCCG ctccctcgGATGCCGAGCTGCTGGAACAGGAGAAGGCTTTCCTGCAATTCCATGTCACCATGCCAGAGGGGCCATCCCTTCgtgtcctgctgcaggatcccgaggagaggaggaagctgG GCAAAGCTCACCTCAAAAAAGCCATCATGAAGCACGAGGAGGCCATGAGGATCCATGGATTGTGCAAGATCCTAAGGAAGATGGATATCCTGCAGGAGGTCCTGTCCTTCGCCCACAAACGCTCCCTGAGCAAATATTCCGAGATCGACCACGAGGAGGATTTCTTTGAGACGGGAGAGGCTCCGGACATCCATC CCAAAACGCACCAGAAACCCGAAATCAAATCCCCCAACTTCTCCCAGGTGAAGGTGACCGACCTCTTCCACAGGCTG GGCCCCCTCTCCGTGTTCTCAGCCAAGAACAAGTGGTATCCAGCTCGGAGAGTCCACCTGATGAGAGGAGAGAACGGCTTTGGATTCACCCTGCGAGGAGACTCCCCCGTCCTCATTGCCGGGGTCATCCCAGGGGGCTGCGCTGCT GAAGCTGGGCTGAAGGAGGGGGACTACATCATCTCAGTGAATGGCAAGGACTGCAAGTGGTCCAAGCACGCCGAGGTTGTCCAGCTCCTGAAGAGCACCGGGAAGGAGGGGGTGGACATTGGAGTCatcaccctgcagggctcagaaTGCCCCAAAGCC GCGGACAGGAAGGCAGCAGTGATGTCCTCGGGATCTGGGATGCTGAAGAGCAACAAGGAGAACAGCAGGAAGAGCCTGATGAACAGCAAGAGCGCCAGCACGCTGCTGGTGTGGAGCAAGAAGAGCAAGAGGAGCAAGAAGAGCACCTACAGTGGTGTCCCCTTCACCGCCGTGGGGGACAACGAGGCCATGTACTGA